A window of the Brumimicrobium sp. genome harbors these coding sequences:
- a CDS encoding fumarylacetoacetate hydrolase family protein has product MKIICIGRNYVNHAKEMNAEVPQAPVFFMKPDTALLPKKNPFYYPEFTQNLHHECEIVIKITRVGKNIAEKFAHDYYDSMTLGIDFTARDLQDICKAKGLPWEIAKSFEHSAPIGDTFIPIQGKNIQDIQFHLEKNGEVVQQGNTKDMLFTVDKLIAYISQFMTLKIGDLIFTGTPAGVGPVQIGDHLVGYIEGEKILDLKIK; this is encoded by the coding sequence ATGAAAATCATTTGTATTGGTCGTAACTACGTGAATCATGCAAAAGAAATGAATGCAGAAGTTCCACAGGCGCCTGTCTTTTTTATGAAACCAGATACCGCCTTACTTCCAAAGAAAAACCCTTTTTACTATCCTGAATTCACTCAAAACTTACACCATGAATGTGAAATAGTTATTAAAATCACTAGAGTAGGAAAAAATATAGCTGAAAAATTTGCCCATGATTACTATGATTCTATGACACTGGGTATAGATTTTACGGCGCGTGACTTACAAGATATTTGTAAGGCTAAAGGTCTGCCATGGGAAATTGCAAAATCCTTTGAGCACAGCGCTCCTATAGGAGATACATTCATCCCTATTCAAGGAAAGAATATACAAGATATTCAGTTTCACTTAGAAAAGAATGGTGAAGTTGTACAACAAGGAAATACAAAAGACATGCTGTTTACTGTTGACAAGTTAATTGCTTATATCTCTCAATTTATGACATTAAAAATAGGAGATTTAATTTTTACTGGCACACCCGCTGGTGTAGGCCCTGTCCAGATTGGAGACCATTTAGTTGGATACATAGAAGGTGAAAAGATATTGGATTTAAAGATCAAATAA
- a CDS encoding glycosyltransferase family 2 protein yields MSEQAVRISIVIVNYNVEYFLEQCLNSVYIALKDVTGEVFVVDNNSIDGSVDMVRNKFPQTKLIENKFNAGFSKANNQAILQAKGDYILLLNPDTVVEEDTFIKCIKFMDEHPDAGGLGVRMIDGKGQFLPESKRGLPTPSVAFYKIFGLSRIFPKSKLFGRYHLGYLDEFETNEIEILAGAFMLMRKETLDKVGLLDEDFFMYGEDIDLSYRITSGGYKNYYFPKTQIIHYKGESTKKSSINYVFVFYNAMVIFAEKHFSKKNAKLFSFFINLAIYFRAGLAILNRFIKRIILPLFDFVAIISILFSLSLLWKQGHIQLPYAILKYALPGYSLTWLIVNLYTGSYDFPVKLKSYFYGTLVGTIIILVIYALLPKEVQFSRLFILLGATLTFCYFIISRFFMHLLLGQRYNLQGIKNKNFAIVGDEEEVERVQLILKNSAHKINSIHSVSPTEEKNATNSGTLNQLDQVIDIHNIDEVIFCAKNTSSETIINFMSKTADKVEFKIAQPNSMYLIGSNSVDTAGDIYLMEIENISKSSNKRNKRTLDIITSLLLLLISPIIIWFYANRIKFLRNCLNVLFGKKSWIGYFIEENTVSNIGLPNIKSGILTPIDQDNNPLLIKNMALNSKLNLIYARDYKVFTDIKILWQNRKKLDR; encoded by the coding sequence TTGAGCGAACAGGCTGTCCGTATATCTATTGTAATTGTAAATTACAACGTTGAGTATTTCCTAGAGCAATGCCTCAATTCAGTATATATTGCCTTAAAGGATGTTACTGGAGAAGTATTTGTTGTTGACAACAATTCCATAGATGGATCTGTTGATATGGTAAGGAATAAATTTCCACAAACTAAACTCATTGAAAATAAGTTTAATGCTGGATTCTCAAAAGCGAATAATCAAGCCATCCTGCAAGCAAAAGGAGATTATATTCTCTTACTCAACCCCGATACAGTTGTAGAAGAAGACACATTCATTAAATGTATCAAATTCATGGATGAGCACCCAGACGCTGGTGGTTTAGGCGTTCGAATGATTGATGGAAAAGGACAGTTTCTACCAGAGAGTAAACGAGGACTTCCCACTCCATCTGTCGCTTTTTATAAAATCTTTGGTTTATCGCGCATTTTTCCTAAGAGCAAACTATTTGGAAGGTATCATTTGGGTTATCTTGACGAATTTGAAACTAATGAAATTGAGATTTTGGCAGGAGCTTTCATGTTAATGCGCAAAGAAACGTTAGATAAAGTTGGGCTGCTGGATGAGGATTTCTTTATGTATGGAGAAGATATTGATTTATCATACAGAATTACCTCAGGTGGATATAAAAATTATTATTTTCCAAAAACTCAAATTATCCATTACAAAGGAGAAAGCACTAAGAAAAGTAGCATCAACTATGTATTTGTCTTCTACAACGCCATGGTTATCTTTGCCGAGAAGCATTTTTCAAAGAAGAACGCAAAGCTCTTTTCATTTTTTATCAATCTTGCTATATACTTTAGGGCAGGACTAGCTATTTTAAATCGATTTATCAAGCGTATTATTTTACCACTATTTGATTTTGTTGCTATTATATCCATATTATTCTCATTATCTCTCTTATGGAAACAGGGACATATTCAATTACCTTATGCTATTTTAAAATATGCGCTTCCTGGGTACTCACTCACTTGGTTAATTGTCAATTTATATACTGGTTCTTATGATTTTCCTGTAAAATTAAAATCCTATTTCTATGGTACTTTGGTTGGAACCATTATTATTCTTGTTATTTATGCTCTACTCCCGAAGGAAGTTCAATTTTCTCGTTTATTTATTCTGCTAGGAGCAACTCTTACTTTCTGTTATTTTATTATCTCCCGCTTTTTTATGCATCTTCTATTAGGTCAAAGATACAATCTACAAGGAATTAAAAATAAAAATTTTGCTATCGTAGGGGATGAAGAAGAAGTAGAAAGAGTTCAGTTAATTTTAAAGAATAGCGCGCATAAAATCAACTCCATACATAGCGTTTCTCCCACAGAAGAGAAAAATGCAACTAATAGTGGAACATTAAATCAATTGGATCAAGTCATAGACATACATAATATTGATGAGGTAATATTTTGTGCTAAAAATACTTCTTCAGAAACTATCATCAACTTCATGTCTAAAACTGCTGACAAGGTTGAGTTTAAGATTGCGCAACCAAATAGCATGTACCTTATTGGAAGTAATTCGGTTGACACAGCAGGCGATATCTATCTAATGGAAATAGAAAATATTTCTAAGTCATCTAATAAACGAAACAAGAGGACACTCGATATAATAACTTCTCTCCTTCTTCTTTTAATAAGCCCAATAATTATCTGGTTTTATGCTAATAGGATTAAATTCCTGAGAAATTGCTTAAATGTCCTTTTTGGTAAGAAATCATGGATAGGTTATTTTATAGAAGAAAACACGGTTTCAAATATAGGTTTACCAAATATTAAGTCAGGTATTTTGACCCCTATCGATCAAGACAATAATCCCTTACTCATAAAAAATATGGCTTTAAATTCAAAGCTAAATCTTATTTATGCTAGAGATTATAAGGTCTTTACAGACATTAAAATTCTATGGCAAAATCGAAAAAAATTAGATAGATAA
- a CDS encoding 2-oxo acid dehydrogenase subunit E2 — translation MSQVEIRLPKMGESVTEATITNWLKNVGDTVAMDEPLVEVATDKVDNELPSEATGTLVKILFKVDEVAQVGDVIAIISTDGSAAVETSVIEETPVAVATIEKTVNDATTSVINNHIEIGKDSPSGRFYSPLVRSIASKEGISMGELEAIKGSGQNDRVTKKDIFDYIENRGGQTTVAVEKPATPQVTISNNTPVVKEITQSVSIPLMEGDEIIEMDRMRKMIAEHMVRSKHTSPHVTSFVEADVTTIWNWRNKIKKEFEAREGENFTFTPIFIDAVTKAIKDFPGVNVSIDGDKIIQRKHINIGMAAALPSGNLIVPVIKDADQLNLLGLAKKVNELANKARNNKLSSDEISGGTYTLTNVGTFGNVMGTPIINQPQVAILATGSIRKVPAVIETPEGDFIGIRYKMFLSHSYDHRVVDGALGGQFVTRVAKYLEAFDPSTKI, via the coding sequence ATGTCACAAGTAGAAATTCGCCTACCCAAAATGGGAGAAAGTGTTACCGAAGCAACAATTACAAATTGGTTAAAAAATGTGGGAGACACCGTAGCTATGGACGAACCACTTGTAGAGGTGGCAACAGACAAAGTAGATAACGAACTACCTTCTGAAGCTACAGGCACATTAGTTAAAATTCTTTTCAAAGTTGATGAGGTTGCTCAAGTTGGTGATGTTATCGCTATTATTTCTACAGATGGTAGTGCTGCTGTTGAAACTTCTGTAATAGAAGAAACTCCTGTTGCAGTTGCTACTATTGAAAAAACTGTAAATGATGCTACAACATCAGTTATAAATAACCATATTGAAATTGGAAAGGATAGCCCTAGTGGCAGATTCTATTCTCCTTTAGTAAGAAGTATCGCTAGCAAAGAAGGTATTTCCATGGGAGAATTAGAAGCTATTAAGGGAAGCGGACAAAATGACCGTGTTACTAAAAAAGATATTTTTGATTATATTGAAAACAGAGGAGGACAAACTACAGTTGCTGTTGAAAAACCAGCTACTCCTCAAGTGACTATTTCAAACAACACTCCAGTTGTTAAGGAGATTACGCAATCTGTCAGCATTCCATTGATGGAAGGAGATGAAATTATAGAAATGGATCGTATGCGAAAGATGATTGCTGAACACATGGTTCGTTCTAAACATACTTCTCCTCACGTTACTTCTTTTGTTGAAGCAGATGTAACAACAATTTGGAACTGGAGAAATAAAATTAAAAAAGAATTTGAAGCTCGTGAAGGCGAAAACTTTACGTTCACACCTATTTTCATTGATGCTGTAACAAAAGCTATTAAAGATTTCCCTGGTGTTAACGTAAGTATTGATGGGGATAAAATTATTCAGCGTAAGCATATTAATATTGGTATGGCTGCTGCTTTACCTTCTGGAAATTTGATTGTTCCTGTTATTAAAGATGCCGATCAATTAAATTTATTAGGACTAGCTAAAAAAGTAAATGAATTAGCTAATAAGGCTAGAAACAATAAATTATCATCAGATGAAATTTCAGGTGGCACATATACATTAACTAATGTAGGTACCTTTGGAAATGTAATGGGAACTCCTATTATTAACCAACCACAAGTAGCTATTTTAGCAACAGGCTCTATTCGTAAAGTTCCTGCAGTAATAGAAACTCCAGAGGGAGATTTTATCGGAATCCGTTACAAAATGTTCCTATCTCACTCATACGACCATAGAGTTGTTGATGGTGCTTTAGGAGGTCAATTTGTTACAAGAGTGGCAAAATATTTGGAAGCTTTTGATCCAAGCACAAAAATATAA
- a CDS encoding Rid family detoxifying hydrolase gives MKKAIVIPNAPAPIGPYSPAILKNDTLYVSGQIPLNPSSGQLEVSSIESATKQVMNNITALIETAGFKMTDIVKCTIFLKSMDDFPKVNEVYGSYFTSEPPARETVQVAKLPMDVPIEISCIAIK, from the coding sequence ATGAAAAAAGCAATTGTGATTCCGAATGCTCCGGCTCCAATAGGACCATATAGTCCTGCGATTCTAAAAAATGACACCTTATACGTAAGCGGTCAAATCCCTTTAAATCCTTCAAGTGGACAATTAGAAGTGAGTTCTATAGAATCAGCTACCAAACAAGTAATGAATAATATTACAGCACTCATAGAAACAGCAGGATTTAAGATGACTGACATAGTGAAATGTACTATTTTCTTAAAATCAATGGATGATTTCCCAAAGGTAAATGAAGTTTATGGCTCTTATTTTACAAGTGAGCCTCCTGCTAGAGAAACTGTTCAGGTTGCCAAACTTCCTATGGATGTTCCTATTGAAATTTCTTGTATAGCCATTAAATAA
- a CDS encoding 3'-5' exonuclease: MNIKLTNSLCVFDIESTGLDISTDRIIEISILKISPKGEKDNLTLRINPEIEIPKESSEIHGITNQDIKDCPTFKDVANQIAEFIGSADLAGYNSNKFDIPLLAEEFLRIEHVFDMNARKFIDVQNIFHKMEQRTLVAAYKFYCKKDLENAHSALADVTATWEVLEAQISRYNELENNVDFLSDFSVNNKFEIVDFAGRLAKNEQGKISYNFGKHKGKTIEEVDKIEPGYYGWMLNGNFPLHTKAVLKKEMDRIKNHRQEQKTIYKEKETQRMENKLEALKNKFNK; the protein is encoded by the coding sequence ATGAATATAAAATTAACAAATAGCCTGTGTGTTTTTGATATCGAATCAACTGGTTTAGATATTTCCACAGATAGAATTATTGAGATTTCGATTTTGAAGATTTCCCCTAAAGGAGAGAAAGACAACTTAACTTTACGAATAAACCCTGAAATAGAAATACCAAAAGAAAGCTCTGAAATCCATGGCATAACCAATCAAGACATAAAGGATTGCCCTACTTTCAAAGATGTAGCAAATCAAATTGCCGAGTTTATCGGAAGTGCCGATTTAGCTGGATACAATTCTAATAAATTCGATATTCCGTTACTAGCAGAAGAATTTTTACGAATTGAACATGTCTTTGACATGAATGCTCGTAAGTTCATCGATGTGCAGAATATTTTTCATAAGATGGAGCAACGTACCCTTGTAGCAGCATATAAATTCTATTGTAAGAAAGATTTAGAAAATGCACACAGCGCTTTAGCCGATGTGACTGCTACATGGGAAGTATTAGAGGCACAAATCTCTCGTTATAATGAATTGGAAAATAATGTAGATTTCCTGTCAGATTTTTCTGTAAATAATAAATTTGAAATTGTAGATTTTGCTGGAAGATTAGCTAAAAATGAGCAAGGAAAAATTAGCTATAACTTCGGTAAACACAAAGGAAAAACAATTGAAGAAGTAGATAAGATTGAACCGGGTTATTATGGATGGATGTTAAATGGTAATTTTCCTCTACATACAAAAGCAGTGTTAAAAAAAGAAATGGATAGAATCAAAAACCATCGTCAAGAACAAAAAACTATCTATAAAGAAAAAGAAACACAACGTATGGAAAATAAACTTGAGGCGCTTAAAAACAAATTTAATAAGTAA